The following nucleotide sequence is from Bactrocera oleae isolate idBacOlea1 chromosome 2, idBacOlea1, whole genome shotgun sequence.
GatgtaatagaaaaaaaaagagaaatttttATAGAACGTAAAAATGTGTTCGTGGAGGATATTCACAAAGTGCAGGAGCGTGTACGGGAAAGAATGGAGGAGGTTATTGAACGGGAAAATGTGCTAACCATACCAAATATGTTAACAGTAGGGAGAGCAATTTTATCACCTTACATTGGATACGTCATAGTGCAACAGGATTATGGACTGGCAATGGGGTTACTATTAGTAGCGGGCATAACAGATTTAGTAAATGtgtataatgaaaaatttagtAACATATTAAATGTAGAAcgcatttgaatttttaagttaGATGGACAAATAGCGAGAAGGTGGCCTAATCAAGCAAGTAAAGCAGGTTCGTTCCTAGACCCTATGGCAGATAAACTACTTATTGGATCGTTAGTTATTTCTATGGGACTTGGAAAGTTATTACCTTGGTGGTTAACCGGTACTGTTCTATTTCGAGATGTCTTCTTACTTGCAGCTGGTTTTGTCATACGCTACATTAGTTTACCACCACCGGTTAGTTTAGTATACATATAAGCACAAGTATTCCTAGAAACATAGTATTcacttaaaaactattttatcaTATAGAAAACATTTACTCGTTATTTTGATGCGACATATGTAACAGCACAATTAGAGCCTACACTTATTAGCAAAATCAATACTGGTGTACAATTAGCGACAATTGGTATAAGCTTGGGAGCTCCTATATGGAACTACATCGGTAAGATTTGTATGgttataaatgtttaattttaatttgataaaaaaaaaaaaaacttattgcaGACCACCCCGCGTTGTTTGGGCTTTGGTATTTAACTGGAGCTACAACTGTAGCTGCTGCTTTGAGCTATATCTTAAACAAAAATACGtttaaaatacttagaaaagaATCGAAGAACACATAGTACGCCATAATTATTATGGCCAACTCAAAACATTAATATAAAGCTTTGTTAGCTGCCAAGGCTACAGCGCCTTATAAATTTAgcaaaatactattaaaaaaaagtaaataatagtttaaattttacaacatgCGATTACAGCTGGAGTACGGTAAATTATTAAACTTTTACTtacataagaaaaatattttataatcatttgtactatattatttaattcaagAACTTGAATACCGACTTTATGtggtaattattttatatagttatttAAGGAAAATTGAGCTTTTCAAATTGTATAACTGATTCGTGTATATGTGATTATTAAAtggtttaatttaaatatggtTCAATTGTATTTAGTAaagttgttatattttatattgtaaaatgtattttacacataaacataaatggcgcttatttaaacttttttcatataGTTTGCCCCTCTTTTTTGTGGTGTGATATTATCCGACACAAAGATGCGACAATTAGGAAACGGGTTGctcatttttctttcttttgctCAGCAGTTTCCTCTCTTTCCAGTCTCCTTGCACGCTTTTCAATTATCCAGAAATACAACGATGGCCATATATATCGAACGTAATATGCGAATTTCGTTTGTAAATCTGAGATCATTACATCTTTTTCTTTGCATACAATTGCATTTAAAATACGATTAGCTACTTTTTCTGGTCGCATTCCTGAATTCGTTGTTTTATCCATTTCTACCGAAATATTGTATTAGcgctttaaattaataattattggGTTTACTCACTTCCATACGTTTCTCCACTACCTGTTAGTGCATTCATAGACAGCTGTGTGCGTATATATCCTGGACTTATACATGTCACCTGTACTCCCTTGTTAGCTACTTCTGAACGTAAGGAGTCGGAAAACGCTTGCAAAGCATGTTTGGAAGCAGAATACGCGGAACGATAAGGTAGAGCAAATTTACCTTGTACTGAacttataaaacaaatatgcCCACTTTTCCGCTTTAACATCGATGGTAATAAAGCtacttttttacttaaaaatatcgtacaaacaaaaatatttaatttatgattaAGTTACCTTTAGTCAACGCTACCGAGCCGAAGTAATTGACGACCAtcaatttcaaatcaatatccACAGTAGAGGAAATAGCTGTAGCTCGAACGCTTATACCACCATTGTTAACTAGTATATCAATTTGGTTATGAACTTCTAGTGTTTTTTGGGCGAAAGTGGGAACATCTTTTAACTCGGCCAAATCTAAAGGCAAGATAACCGGTGGAAATGTAACGGTGCCCTATTGTTAAGGATACAGGATTACAGTAAATTTAAAGTGTGTACTTAAATCTTATGATGAACGAAAGCATTTACCACATCTAAACCTAATAATTCCTTTTTTACCCGTTCCAGTTCCTCAACTCGCCTAGCTGCCAAAATTAATTTACAGCCGGCTTTGTAAAATGTATGGGCCAAAGATTCTCCCAAACCAGAGCTGGCACCAGTTATCAACACTACCTATAACGTATGTATTTATacttataataatatgtaaccaattttaaacacatacatacctttTCAGCTAATTCATTTCGGTACCTTTTAACTCGGAGTCGATAAAAACATTCCATTAATACAAAAGGCAAAGCAACTGGCATTAAAATCACGCCTAAAAGTACATACAGTGAGTTCCATTGGCTACTTTGTCCTGGTGCAACACACTTTTCAACATCGTCCACAgacattgttttaaaatttttcggctCCTTAGCTTTATATTTTACCAACGCACTTTGATCATTCAATATCAAATctgtttcttgttttgtttttattttatttcatatacatttttataatgaaatgtcAATTGTTTATTGCGAGGTAACAGCTGATTTTGACGTGTGAAAGAATTTATAGTAATCATAAAGTGATTTTcaaagttttgttttattagAAATTACCAAATTAGGGATAAACTATGAATGTGCTTAGATTGTGTATAAGTCAGGGTACCAGTAGGATACTTCATATTCCCGAAGTTATTGCTCCTTGTCTCATACACACTACGGCCATCCGTACAACGTTTTGGGAAAAAGAGAAGAAATCGGGTTATAAAAGTAATGTTACACTGCCTTCCAGAAAGGATCTAATTGTGGAAGGATTTCGTGAACTAAAAAAAGAGATACAACTATGGAAAGATGAAATGAAGGAAAAATTAGATTGCGATCCAATACTTGTTTACCGCCCTGGTGAAACGGATGTGgtattcaattttaaaaatgaaagtgCCTTTGATACATGGGTCGTGACAACGGACGCTGATCACCGAGAAGGCAAAAGTACAGCAAAGCTGGAAATGAGCTCAGCAGGAGCTGGGCTGTTTCATGGTAATGTCAATTCCGAACATGTAAGAGATGGTATTGTAAAGCGAACCGGATATGCGAATATCCGAACAAAACGAGCGCGGGTAAGACAATATAAACGAATACatatcaattatattatattcaatattcattgtatgtactttggaaattttaaaaagtgtacACAATTGTGTGATTTTAACCAAATATAATAACCTTTTAGACCAATGGTTTGATATTTCAGTAAAAGTTGTCATACTTATATTATTAAcccaaacataaatatatgtatatgatttccTGCAGCGGTCTTTCAAGCGAGAATCAACATATGATTGGACGCAATATAATACTCTCGTAATGAAAATACGTGGAGACGGACGTAGCTACCTTATTAATCTTCACACGGAAGGCTATTTTGATTTACAATGGAATGACGTATATCATTATGTGCTTTTTACTAGAGGTGGGCCTCATTGGCAATTAGTTAAGGTAATATGCTAATATGTAAAAAGACGTGGTTCGCagattaattaaattctatgcAGATCCCATTTTCAAAATTCTTCCTCTCATCGAAAGGCCGAATACAAGACAGGCAAGGACCAATTCGTTTAGATCGTGTAACACATTTTGGATTCTCAGTAGGAGCAAAAAATAATATGGATGGTCCCTTTCAATTGGAAATTGAGTATATAGGTTTGGAATTCGATCCTAATCACCGCGAGGAATTTGCTTATGAAATGTATAAAGCTGATAAGTACATTGTCGCGACTTAAACACATTTGGAATCAcataaaaagttgtttttaaGGCACAACAAACCTTGGTTGTTATGtaatttgtaaagaaaataattaatattaaaataaataagttttgaaagcgatttaatttattttataaacttagtTAAGTTAAAAAGTAGTGGAAGTAAAATTTACACACGCTAAAAATCAACCCTGAGTGATTGTTTACACTTTCAGTTTTGCATTACATAAAAATTCTTATTGGTcactattttttcaattaactgCTTTACTGTGATAAACATTTGCGAAGCAGAACAAACATAAATCTTTTAGTTGCTTAGCGGCGAGTGGATGTTTaagtaattgttttttattttgttaaactgAAGGCCACGTGGAAATATAGACGTTGCTGTGCTCTACATTcggataaaaacaacaacatggtaactattttatatatgcCATGAATACATGAACATACCTTTGAATTTGGCACCCACTTGGATGCAGCTTTTAAGGAGAGGTTTACGCCTTCACTGTGAGTAGTATAAACAGAGCAATTACCGTCAGGGATAACATTGCCATGGGCTTTTGAAAAAAGTTGGCTCCTAGGCCAACATTCGATCGACTTTAACGGAATTTCCAACGAAATAAGTTCATTGCGTAAAAATTTGTGCTACAAAGAAGCAATATGTCCAATTTTAACGTAATTATACATGTTAATTAGGAAAAAGGTTCCATaacgtaaataaaaaagaatactaacatatacatatatacatacgtatgtacatacatatgtatatatttagtcgTTGGTTCAAAATTACTACTGTCCTCTACAGATTAAAAATTGCCCTTTTGGTGAGAAAACCGGTTGAATTTCTGTAGGCAATTTATGCTTGCACAACATGCTGGACTAGTGATactaaaaacaatttgtttttgacaCAATACTTGGAGTAAATAATGTTGACGTAGGTTTTAGTTGCAAAACCTGATTTCAGTGTACCAAATTCTACGCAAGTTCATTTTTAGTAGCTTGTGACACCTTAAGAGGCTTTAACTTCATTAACCTAACAAACATCTGCTGTGTTGGCAACTTAGAAGAATTAGTAAGAGAAGGCAtcaattttttgtgtttgcggAAGTTGTCTCAATTGCGTATGAGATAAGATGGTTCGCTGCAGTGAGGTACGAGTAAATATCAAGGGAATGCTTAAagtaaaagttaatttaaagcataataaaaagtataaaaaacagGTACTCTTGCTAAAGTTTATAATTTCAGAAAGATGATCggaaaaatgtacatatacatacatatataatattattacgtGGCATTTTATATCGTTTCGTAAGATTAAACCATTAAAGAGTtagatttataatttaaatatataaaaataagcaagAATTGTTAGTCTTTATAATAATTCAAACACATGCATTGAGTTATATCGTAACGAATTCATTATAGCAAGAAACTTACCTTTATGACCCAAACATTTTGCTGAAACTAAACTTCCATCAAAGTCCGGCCAAATTCGAACCATTCATATCAGCCGCATATCCAGGTGAAAATTGGCTTAAGGTACGACCACTTAAAGATGGTGACTACGACCGTGGATTTCTGCAACTGCTTTCACAACTGACCGATGTAGGTCATGTAACTCGGACACAATTTTTAAGtatgtattattaaaaaaaatatgtaattattatattatgttgaAACTATAGCTgatgaaattgaataaatgTGTCTATTCAATAGCAAGGTTCTCCCAGATGAAAGCCAGTGGCGATTACTACGTTACAGTGATCGAGGATACCcgaaaaaatgaaattatcggGGCAGCTTCTTTAATTATCGAACGGAAATTCATACACAATTGTGCAATTGTAAGATGAAAACTAATTAATGTATGTCTATGTCCTTTGACCATTCTTATTGTTATTTACAGCGTGGACGTTTGGAGGACGTTGTTGTTAATGACAATTACCGCGGCAAGCAATTGGGTAAACTGTGAGTATCTTGGAagcgtaatttttttaaatgaacatactattattcgaaaaatttctttttaacaatttacTGCATAGTATTGTGGTAACTGTTAGTCTATTGGCTCAACACATCGGCTGTTATAAAATGTCGCTAGACTGCAAGGACAAGCTAATTAAATTCTACGAGTCTCTTGGCTATGCTCTAATTCCCGGAAATGCTAATTCCATGACAATACGCTACGATGAGGAACCGTTTGCAGTGCGACATAACAATACTATGTTAGATGCTACCGATGCTAACGCCGTCAACCAAACTGTGAGCCTCGATTTTTCTTCTTGACAATTAGCCACCAGTACCGCTCTTAAATCGAAATTGTAATTACTTACAACATTtagtataaaagaaaaatattgagaaaactGTTGTAACATCATTAAACATAGTGATTCTTAATAATAGCCGAAAATAAAGTATGATTGGGGATTAGAAAAAGCTATCCTAAATTGAAACGAATCAAATTGTAAATAACTTCAAATACTAATTGTTTTCGGCTATCCATTAATATGGACATATGTGTTTCACAgttaacattttcttttttgttgtaagctttaaaaatttctaatttattgCAAAGCGCTCCGGAGATGAGGGGAACATTGTAAGCATTTTTGAAGCGCTTTGATAGCGGTGCTGGTAGGCGGTGGTGCCTTGCAACTGATGTTTTATGCATACTTATACAAATAGTAGCATCAGAAAAGGCATACATTAGAATAgtagtttttttaattgttttaaattttatttacgttaaTGTGTACATTGTTTGTACATTTAGTTTAACCATAtgatttggttttaatttttacttgcaAACATGGCTGAAATTGAAAGGTAGTGGTTATATTACCATTTAAAAGTACGTTTATAAAATAGGTAGTGTAACCAGTGAACGGCTAAGGAGTTTCAGTTAGCTATTGTTGAAATgttggcatatacatatacatatatgaatacgaaattataaattaaaaattcggtatttgtgatttatttattttttattattacgaaCTTGTAAGTAAAGCAGTTATTCTCATTCGAAAATACTAATTGTATTCGCATAAGTGACCACATTTCGGGCATTTAAAGTGATTACCAAAATAATCCATAATGTGTTCTAAATGACCACCATGGGAGCATCCTTGACACCACGCATAAAGTCCCCGCACGATGAGACCACAAACAGAGCACTTTGATGACTGCATTGATTTGCATTTCTGACAGTACCATCCCACACTGCTGCCCAAAGGTCGCCCGCATTCACCACAATTTGTGTGCACTGAGGTGGATTGTTGATTCAGTTCGCGAACTGGACGAAGCCATGAAAGATTCATTACTTTACATGCCTCATTCCATAGTTGATAGCGATGAAGTTGATCGATATATGTTTGAAACCATGTTTCCTATAGGTAGATGGATTCTTACTTGTCTCACAATCCCTCATAGACTTGAGAAGGCATACTTACAACGAGTGCATCATCGATTTGGAGAAATTTTCGTGCCTCACCCATAGCGATCATTATTGAAATACTTGTTTGCACATCGCCAACATCTCCTTGCAACATTATCGATTCCGCAACAAATTGATGTGGCTCCCAAATAGGTATGGCGGGCGTCGTATTTACCTTGAGAATACTAGGCATGTTGCACGCCTATAAGTACACataacatgcacacatacatatttatttgttcaattataaatatatgtaaaatagtaATTTACAGTTGGATTATCCTTGGATTCAGGTTTTAAATCTAATTGTGGACGTGCCGCTTGTACGTCATGATGCAATGCGGTTTCTTGGTGGGAATGCATTTTTGAGAAGTCTGGTGGTCCGACGTATATGAAGCCTTCCCGTAGTAGATCAAAATTGTCAAATGTTATTTCATTAAGTATTTGAGTTTCAGAGAGAATTACAGAACCGAATGGGggataattttgtttaatgctCCCCAAACCTACGCCCACAATACCGTTAGACGAATCGATATCCAGATGCATAACATTATCTACACTGTCGTCATTACTGGCAATGTCATTATTTGGGTTACTATCCCACTGAAGCGCTTCATGAACGTTTGCTATTTGTGCGGGGCGACGTAAGGATTGCACACTTTTTTGATTAGAAAAAGAGTTGCGATGTATATCGTATTTTTGTTTACTGAATTCACTCGAACCATATAAAACCCTTATAAAGGTCCACAATGTGGTTGCCTATATATTGTGTGGGatgaaattatattacaatttaCAAGTGGGTGAACATTTTGGACTTACATTGTGCTTTCCgtatttttttgtaacaattgcATTGTGTTCACACATATCTGTCAACTTTCTACCGCTCAAAATTAGCTCTTTAGCACAACCTATGAAGCATTCATGTTCCTTTAAATGTGTAACTTCCTCCTCAACTGAATATCCAGTGTActgaagaaaaaattacaaaagttgaTTCTTGTTCTTGTTCTTGTTGGTTTTTCTTTTTACCGATGGCTTAAGAATAAACTGGCAAACATCTGATTGAGCTAAATGGAATTGCTCATCAGTATTTGTGGGCCGTCGCCGATTGCtgcaaatataaaacaaattcaattcaatatacatttatttttttcaagctTCCTTAcacaaatgaatttattttagatCCTTGTGTAATAGTCTCAGTAGAAGTTAACTTAATTTTCCGCGCGAAAGAAATATCTCCACGATGACCCAAACTTGCACCTTGTACATTTGCTTTTAATGCCGGGCGAATGGCATCTTTAAATACATGTCTATAAATAGTAGAGTCTTTGCTGGTTGAAAGTAAGATCTGAGAATTGTCCCCCTTCCAAGCGATGCCTGTAGTAACGTTCGTATGATCATTGAAGGAGGCAAATGGTATGTATGGCCGTCGAATATCCCAAATATGAATGCTATAATCGACAACTAATGCACAACTAGCTATGTGATAActgaatttaaacaaatataaagttatcaaggatttggaaaaattataaaagttgaATCATTTTCCTTACGTTCGATCAGGCCGCCACTTTACCCTGCCCACGACTGCTATGGTATGAATTGTATGTTCCAACGAAGCTTTCCCATCCATATTCCAAATCTTAATTGAAAGAGGTAAACAAAAAgtgtaatataattaaataataattcatacctacttttatttgtttatcaCGACTTCCGGTGGCCAGCCAATTTTTGGTAGGATGCCAATCACAAGTATAAACAGGTCCGCTATGGGCTGTGAACTGTAGAATACTTTTGTCGcctctaaaaaatattttcaatacatattcatgttcaaaataaaatacttcTTACTTTCGGAGGTCCCACAATTGGACGGTCCCATTTTCTGAAACTGCCGATATTACATATTGCATATGTGGACTAAATTTTACATCACGCACAGATTCTGAATTACTATAGTAAGTATACGATGACTTTTCATTGCGTATGTCGAATTGCTTAATAGTACCGTCTTGGGAACCAGATACGAGTATGTGCGGATCGTGAATGTCAAAGCCAACTGTATGTGCAGTACGTTCATGCTCATTATAAACGTGTAACTGTTTCTTTTGTCCGAAGCGGCTGAGATCCCATACGGATACTACACCATTTGTGGCAGCTGTAGCCAATATATTACTATCCAAGGAGCTCCATGCTACATCGTTAGACGAGTAACTAAGATTTTGATTTTTACCACCGCGCATATTGCAAACTTCTGTAAACCCATCACTATAAATCGCATACACCTTTAAAACTGAAATGAAAATATCTTTTAACTTAAGTCATTTTAATCAGATCGTCAGTTATTTTTCTTACGACTTCGGCCAGCGACGGCTATTTGGTTACATTCTCTATTTAACGCCAATGCATTGGCATGTCCCTCCTGGCAAATGCGCATTGAAATGGTATTGGCATCGTCAGTGCCACGTTCGCGCCAGTCCTGAACGTTCTGCATATTTACACAATTACACCGTTAGTACTATTTCTTTAAATTGGAAATTTAACTTTTTGATCCTAATGAACCAATAAAGCCATTGCCTATTGCCTATACAATGGAAGCGTATCACAACATATGTGCCAATAGTAAATGacaatttttgacatttcttaTCAATAGACTCATTTTTATCGTATTTACATAGAATTAGGTAGATCTAAAATGGTAAAGtgtttttatcaaatattatttaacgCTTAATATTAATGTGaacaattcattaaaaaaattaaacaatttaatttaaatacaccATCTGAATATCTGAATATATTGCACAATTTTTCCCGATCTACGTAATAAACACAACTCTGTGTGTAAATATAGGAAACGTCAACAGATAACATTCGCAGTAAAAAAAGTAATCATATAGCTACGTCAGGagaaaagttaaatttattggTAAAGggatataaatatgcattaaattgCCAAAAAGTAGTTGAGGaatattaaaagtataaaataaattatttaacaagAGTTATCTATAATGGAAAATATGTGCGAGAACTCATAATACTAATGTAAAAGTTTGCAGGAAAATTGTAGGTGATATTAAAGTTTCTATATTGGTGCGTGTAAAACTAAAACAAAGtatgaagaaataaaaagtgaaagtaAAAAGAATAAGGAAAATTTGGTGGACAACGGAGTGAATTGGGAAAAaactaacttttttttacttattatttggAAGAGAGAGGTGGTTgtgaaacaaataataaagcTTTAGGTTGCGTACTGACTGAACAGCTGGCATATATTAATTGGCAAAATTcgttattaacttttttaaaacacATTTACAGTTGctgaaaatagttttttgattATTGTACAGCACCTGTAAGCagaattcatatttatttgtttttgtgtgacATACTGTCGTCGACAACATCAACAAAATATTCAGCCGTCGATCAAAAATGTGGTCGTTCTTCTCGCGCGACTCGACGAAAGACTTTCCATATGATATTGGTGAACAAGTACCCGGTTTAGAGTCACGCTCCATTTGGACATTGCACAAAGCAAAGCGTAAGGGCACGCAAGAAGAAGTCTCGGTATTTGTTTATGATATACGAAGTGGTTCAGATGCTAAATGTGAATTAGCAAAGGGAGCATTGAAACGGCTAAAGACTTTAAGGCACCCGAGCATTCTACAGTATCTGGACTCATTTGAAACGGAGAAAACACTTTATATTGCTACTGAAGCAGTTGAGGCTTTGGGTACTCACATTGAGAAGTTGGCCTCTCAtggtactcaaaaagatttgtaTTTAGCATGGGGGGTGTTTCAAATCACAGTAAgcatatatttgaatttaattgatacaacttttatttgaaaaatatatttaaccacCAAGCGCGCACTTTCATTCCTTAACAACGATGGTAACCTAAGACACAACAATGTTTGCGTTTGGTCGGTATTTGTTAATTCGTCTGGTGAATGGAAACTTGGTAGTTTGGAATATGTGTCGCCAGCGGACGGGAATCCTATGCCACCATTTAAAGTGCCACCCGCTTTAGAGGTGTA
It contains:
- the Wdr24 gene encoding GATOR2 complex protein WDR24 isoform X1, with amino-acid sequence MQNVQDWRERGTDDANTISMRICQEGHANALALNRECNQIAVAGRSLLKVYAIYSDGFTEVCNMRGGKNQNLSYSSNDVAWSSLDSNILATAATNGVVSVWDLSRFGQKKQLHVYNEHERTAHTVGFDIHDPHILVSGSQDGTIKQFDIRNEKSSYTYYSNSESVRDVKFSPHMQYVISAVSENGTVQLWDLRKGDKSILQFTAHSGPVYTCDWHPTKNWLATGSRDKQIKIWNMDGKASLEHTIHTIAVVGRVKWRPDRTYHIASCALVVDYSIHIWDIRRPYIPFASFNDHTNVTTGIAWKGDNSQILLSTSKDSTIYRHVFKDAIRPALKANVQGASLGHRGDISFARKIKLTSTETITQGSKINSFVNRRRPTNTDEQFHLAQSDVCQFILKPSYTGYSVEEEVTHLKEHECFIGCAKELILSGRKLTDMCEHNAIVTKKYGKHNATTLWTFIRVLYGSSEFSKQKYDIHRNSFSNQKSVQSLRRPAQIANVHEALQWDSNPNNDIASNDDSVDNVMHLDIDSSNGIVGVGLGSIKQNYPPFGSVILSETQILNEITFDNFDLLREGFIYVGPPDFSKMHSHQETALHHDVQAARPQLDLKPESKDNPTACNMPSILKVNTTPAIPIWEPHQFVAESIMLQGDVGDVQTSISIMIAMGEARKFLQIDDALVETWFQTYIDQLHRYQLWNEACKVMNLSWLRPVRELNQQSTSVHTNCGECGRPLGSSVGWYCQKCKSMQSSKCSVCGLIVRGLYAWCQGCSHGGHLEHIMDYFGNHFKCPKCGHLCEYN
- the Wdr24 gene encoding GATOR2 complex protein WDR24 isoform X2; protein product: MRICQEGHANALALNRECNQIAVAGRSLLKVYAIYSDGFTEVCNMRGGKNQNLSYSSNDVAWSSLDSNILATAATNGVVSVWDLSRFGQKKQLHVYNEHERTAHTVGFDIHDPHILVSGSQDGTIKQFDIRNEKSSYTYYSNSESVRDVKFSPHMQYVISAVSENGTVQLWDLRKGDKSILQFTAHSGPVYTCDWHPTKNWLATGSRDKQIKIWNMDGKASLEHTIHTIAVVGRVKWRPDRTYHIASCALVVDYSIHIWDIRRPYIPFASFNDHTNVTTGIAWKGDNSQILLSTSKDSTIYRHVFKDAIRPALKANVQGASLGHRGDISFARKIKLTSTETITQGSKINSFVNRRRPTNTDEQFHLAQSDVCQFILKPSYTGYSVEEEVTHLKEHECFIGCAKELILSGRKLTDMCEHNAIVTKKYGKHNATTLWTFIRVLYGSSEFSKQKYDIHRNSFSNQKSVQSLRRPAQIANVHEALQWDSNPNNDIASNDDSVDNVMHLDIDSSNGIVGVGLGSIKQNYPPFGSVILSETQILNEITFDNFDLLREGFIYVGPPDFSKMHSHQETALHHDVQAARPQLDLKPESKDNPTACNMPSILKVNTTPAIPIWEPHQFVAESIMLQGDVGDVQTSISIMIAMGEARKFLQIDDALVETWFQTYIDQLHRYQLWNEACKVMNLSWLRPVRELNQQSTSVHTNCGECGRPLGSSVGWYCQKCKSMQSSKCSVCGLIVRGLYAWCQGCSHGGHLEHIMDYFGNHFKCPKCGHLCEYN
- the CLS gene encoding probable cardiolipin synthase (CMP-forming), whose translation is MLPATIFRQVQCTRNGLSKNLTDVVIGLSTAGPPANGVNCLNRYAAATGFIRISFLDFNQHRNWDIARLRQYADSKKKSLHLRTLQGRHLLQDVIEKKREIFIERKNVFVEDIHKVQERVRERMEEVIERENVLTIPNMLTVGRAILSPYIGYVIVQQDYGLAMGLLLVAGITDLLDGQIARRWPNQASKAGSFLDPMADKLLIGSLVISMGLGKLLPWWLTGTVLFRDVFLLAAGFVIRYISLPPPKTFTRYFDATYVTAQLEPTLISKINTGVQLATIGISLGAPIWNYIDHPALFGLWYLTGATTVAAALSYILNKNTFKILRKESKNT
- the Gnpnat gene encoding probable glucosamine 6-phosphate N-acetyltransferase isoform X1; amino-acid sequence: MVRCSEVRVNIKGMLKVKVNLKHNKKYKKQQETYLYDPNILLKLNFHQSPAKFEPFISAAYPGENWLKVRPLKDGDYDRGFLQLLSQLTDVGHVTRTQFLTRFSQMKASGDYYVTVIEDTRKNEIIGAASLIIERKFIHNCAIRGRLEDVVVNDNYRGKQLGKLIVVTVSLLAQHIGCYKMSLDCKDKLIKFYESLGYALIPGNANSMTIRYDEEPFAVRHNNTMLDATDANAVNQTVSLDFSS
- the LOC106616101 gene encoding dehydrogenase/reductase SDR family protein 7-like, which translates into the protein MSVDDVEKCVAPGQSSQWNSLYVLLGVILMPVALPFVLMECFYRLRVKRYRNELAEKVVLITGASSGLGESLAHTFYKAGCKLILAARRVEELERVKKELLGLDVGTVTFPPVILPLDLAELKDVPTFAQKTLEVHNQIDILVNNGGISVRATAISSTVDIDLKLMVVNYFGSVALTKALLPSMLKRKSGHICFISSVQGKFALPYRSAYSASKHALQAFSDSLRSEVANKGVQVTCISPGYIRTQLSMNALTGSGETYGKMDKTTNSGMRPEKVANRILNAIVCKEKDVMISDLQTKFAYYVRYIWPSLYFWIIEKRARRLEREETAEQKKEK
- the Gnpnat gene encoding probable glucosamine 6-phosphate N-acetyltransferase isoform X2, yielding MVRCSEQETYLYDPNILLKLNFHQSPAKFEPFISAAYPGENWLKVRPLKDGDYDRGFLQLLSQLTDVGHVTRTQFLTRFSQMKASGDYYVTVIEDTRKNEIIGAASLIIERKFIHNCAIRGRLEDVVVNDNYRGKQLGKLIVVTVSLLAQHIGCYKMSLDCKDKLIKFYESLGYALIPGNANSMTIRYDEEPFAVRHNNTMLDATDANAVNQTVSLDFSS
- the CIA30 gene encoding complex I intermediate-associated protein 30, mitochondrial codes for the protein MNVLRLCISQGTSRILHIPEVIAPCLIHTTAIRTTFWEKEKKSGYKSNVTLPSRKDLIVEGFRELKKEIQLWKDEMKEKLDCDPILVYRPGETDVVFNFKNESAFDTWVVTTDADHREGKSTAKLEMSSAGAGLFHGNVNSEHVRDGIVKRTGYANIRTKRARRSFKRESTYDWTQYNTLVMKIRGDGRSYLINLHTEGYFDLQWNDVYHYVLFTRGGPHWQLVKIPFSKFFLSSKGRIQDRQGPIRLDRVTHFGFSVGAKNNMDGPFQLEIEYIGLEFDPNHREEFAYEMYKADKYIVAT